In Zingiber officinale cultivar Zhangliang chromosome 1A, Zo_v1.1, whole genome shotgun sequence, a genomic segment contains:
- the LOC122024482 gene encoding extra-large guanine nucleotide-binding protein 1-like: protein MPLLLVPPAVETEAEASGYSFAAVYDGPPLPYALPRAVPIDVERIPLAALAALSPLPADALSLPVAHPLLSPKMSAASPTSVIENHAAVAATPDSGALCSVDLLSSETADVSGTVGFSEELGGAPDRLSTESPLSSPASSFRSYASEIEEGDESFATPTRRAPIVACQGSGQSSYSTSPAVGVTPGAIKKGACYSCLRGGRFTEKESCLACDAKYCSWCVLMAMGSMPEGRKCISCIGSPILESSRERLGKSSRLLKKLLSNLEIELVMEAEKNCESNQLRPEDICVNGKSLSLEEMILLQSCPCPPPKLKPGDYWYDKVSGYWGKEGHKPDSIITPNLNVGGHLKETASKGNTGIQINGREITKAEMTMLKWAGVPCAGNPHYWLHADGTYMEEGQKNVKGKIWGKHRMKLLCPVLSLPFPSKNAKCREEVNNFAAIPLSDYLNKKALQKLLLIGNHGSGASTLFKQAKLLYGLSFTESERQDIKIMIQTSIFHDLALLLECREWFEEEILAERRDNQQLDSSGDETEYSLVPRLKAFADWLLKVIASGNFEAIFPAATQEYAPLVGELWKDSAVQATYKRRNELRFLPATSNYFLERVVDISRDDYEPSNEDIIYADGINSSNGIASIDLQLPCAGSSLDEHEQQQTISRYQLIRGPYKGTTKNCKWLDMFEDARMVIFCVAMTDYDEYSEDSTGVVINKMIESRRLFESIVSHPTFQAKDFLLVLSKFDLFEQMINITPLTSCEWFNNFNPVISNRPPNKRNSSGRRGTEEATKAEQAFHYVAMEFKTLFLSITGRKLYVTRANGLDPDSVDAALRYAREIIYWTEEWSMDGGANESTTYSTEPSSTSH, encoded by the exons ATGCCTCTTCTCCTCGTGCCTCCTGCGGTGGAGACAGAGGCGGAAGCCTCCGGCTACTCTTTCGCCGCAGTCTACGATGGCCCTCCCTTGCCCTATGCCCTCCCCCGCGCCGTCCCCATCGACGTCGAACGCATCCCTCTCGCGGCCCTAGCGGCTCTCTCGCCACTCCCCGCCGACGCCCTCTCCCTCCCAGTCGCCCACCCCCTTCTCTCACCCAAGATGTCGGCTGCGTCCCCTACCTCCGTCATCGAGAACCACGCCGCAGTCGCCGCAACACCCGACTCCGGCGCGCTCTGCTCCGTCGACCTCCTCTCCTCCGAGACCGCCGACGTGTCCGGCACCGTCGGGTTTTCGGAGGAGCTTGGCGGAGCCCCGGATCGGCTCTCCACGGAGTCGCCCCTCAGCTCCCCCGCCTCCAGCTTCCGTTCGTACGCCTCCGAGATTGAGGAAGGAGATGAGTCCTTCGCCACGCCGACTAGGAGGGCGCCGATCGTGGCCTGCCAAGGGTCCGGCCAGTCCAGTTACTCTACGTCGCCTGCAGTCGGTGTCACTCCGGGCGCGATCAAGAAGGGGGCTTGCTACAGTTGCTTGAGGGGAGGCCGTTTTACGGAGAAAGAGTCTTGCTTGGCCTGCGATGCCAAGTATTGCAGTTGGTGCGTGTTGATGGCTATGGGATCCATGCCCGAGGGGAGGAAGTGCATCTCTTGCATCGGATCTCCGATATTGGAGTCGAGCAGAGAGAGACTGGGGAAGAGCTCACGTTTACTGAAGAAGCTGCTGAGCAACCTGGAGATTGAGCTAGTGATGGAGGCCGAAAAAAACTGCGAGTCAAATCAGTTGAGACCGGAAGATATCTGTGTGAACGGGAAGAGTCTCAGTCTGGAGGAAATGATTCTGTTACAGAGCTGTCCGTGCCCTCCTCCTAAGCTTAAGCCTGGAGACTATTGGTACGACAAGGTTTCTGGCTACTGGGGAAAG GAAGGGCACAAGCCTGATAGCATCATTACTCCAAATCTGAATGTAGGGGGGCATCTAAAGGAAACTGCAAGTAAGGGAAACACTGGAATTCAAATAAATGGTCGGGAGATCACAAAAGCTGAGATGACGATGCTTAAG TGGGCTGGTGTCCCTTGTGCTGGGAATCCTCATTATTGGCTCCATGCTGATGGGACATACATGGAGGAAGGACAAAAGAATGTGAAAGGGAAGATTTGGGGAAAG CACCGTATGAAACTGCTTTGCCCTGTTCTTTCATTGCCATTTCCTAGTAAGAATGCAAAATGTCGTGAAGAGGTAAACAACTTTGCGGCAATACCTCTTTCTGACTATCTCAATAAGAAAGCACTCCAAAAGCTTTTGTTGATTGGAAACCATGGATCAGGGGCAAGTACTCTTTTCAAGCAG GCCAAATTGTTGTATGGGTTATCATTCACGGAGAGTGAGCGCCAAGATATCAAGATTATGATACAGACAAGCATATTTCACGACCTTGCTTTGCTGCTCGAGTGTCGTGAATGGTTTGAAGAAGAGATTTTGGCTGAGAGGAGAGACAACCAGCAACTTGATTCTTCAG GAGATGAAACAGAGTATTCGTTGGTTCCGCGATTGAAGGCATTTGCTGATTGGCTTCTGAAGGTTATTGCCTCTGGCAATTTTGAAGCCATCTTCCCAGCTGCTACGCAAGAGTATGCGCCATTAGTGGGGGAGTTGTGGAAAGATTCTGCTGTTCAAGCTACATACAAGCGTAGAAATGAACTTCGGTTCCTCCCTGCCACTTCGAATTATTTCTTAGAAAGG GTTGTTGATATATCCAGAGACGATTATGAACCATCAAATGAAGACATCATATATGCTGATGGAATAAATTCATCCAATGGAATAGCATCCATAGACTTACAGTTACCTTGTGCTGGAAGTAGTCTCGATGAGCATGAACAACAGCAAACAATCTCAAG GTATCAGCTCATTCGAGGTCCTTACAAAGGTACCACAAAAAACTGTAAATGGCTGGACATGTTTGAAGATGCAAGGATGGTGATCTTCTGCGTTGCCATGACCGACTATGATGAATACTCTGAAGATAGTACTGGTGTGGTCATCAACAAGATGATTGAGAGCAGAAGGCTCTTTGAGAGCATTGTTAGTCATCCAACCTTCCAAGCCAAGGACTTTCTTTTGGTACTCAGTAAATTTGATTTGTTCGAGCAGATGATAAACATCACTCCTTTAACCTCATGTGAATGGTTTAACAACTTCAATCCAGTCATAAGCAATCGGCCACCTAATAAGAGAAACAGCTCTGGTCGTAGGGGCACCGAAGAGGCCACAAAGGCTGAACAAGCTTTTCACTACGTTGCCATGGAATTCAAGACACTCTTTCTGTCAATCACCGGGAGGAAACTCTATGTTACCCGGGCTAACGGATTGGATCCCGATTCCGTTGATGCAGCACTTCGATATGCAAGAGAGATAATTTACTGGACTGAGGAATGGTCAATGGATGGCGGTGCTAATGAATCAACAACCTATAGCACAGAGCCAAGCTCTACTTCTCATTGA